From the Nitrospira sp. genome, the window GCGGCCACTTCACGAACGACAGCGAGTACATCCGCGATCTCATCCGGCGCGATCAGGACCGCGCAAAATTCCAGGCATTGAAGCACGCGGTTCAGGAAGGGCTGGACAGCGGCGTCAGTGACCGAAGCGTACCGCAGATCATGAAGGACGTCGAAGCGCGGTTGAGAGCGAATGGCCGTCTATAGTCTCTCCGCAAAAGCCGCGTCGGATCTTGATGCCATCTACGAATACACGATCCTCCGATTCGGACTGGACCAAGCGCAGGTCTATCTCTTGGGCCTGCAGAAACAGTTTCAGATCTTAGCGGAGCAGCCGGCGCAGGGACGTCAGGCCGATGCACTCGCGCGAGGACTCCGGCGGTGGGAGTATCACTCCCACATCATCTTTTACATGCCTGCGGACAGGGTATTCGGATCGTTCGAGTGCTGCACCAGCGTATGGATGTTCGGAGCCATGTGTAACCGCCGGTGAGGGGGACTATGGAGAGATACACGCATGCACGATTCAAGATCAGACCCCAATTCATCTTCTCGAACAGTGGCTTTCCCACCGCAGACACGTGGATCAATCCGAATCCGATCGAGCAGCATGTTCCTAGCGTAACTGACTGTCACCTGACGGTGCAAGAGAATCGGCCTAACCGGATGTTGCGTAGTGGGGTGAAGTGTTCGATGGGCACCTCGTCACTGATTCTCGTCCACCCGACTCCTATCATCGCCATCCATATGAGCAAGACCGAAGAAAAACCGCCGCCGAACATCGATGTCGTCCTCGCAGGCCCGACGGATTTCGACGCAGCTACGATA encodes:
- a CDS encoding type II toxin-antitoxin system RelE/ParE family toxin, which codes for MAVYSLSAKAASDLDAIYEYTILRFGLDQAQVYLLGLQKQFQILAEQPAQGRQADALARGLRRWEYHSHIIFYMPADRVFGSFECCTSVWMFGAMCNRR
- a CDS encoding type II toxin-antitoxin system ParD family antitoxin, translated to MGTTRKTITVTEQQDKWIKALIKRGHFTNDSEYIRDLIRRDQDRAKFQALKHAVQEGLDSGVSDRSVPQIMKDVEARLRANGRL